The genomic segment GCGATTTTTAAAACGATATATGAAAAGGGCGAAATTTATCGGGGGATGTACCGCGGGTGGTATTGCCTCTCGTGTGAGGCGTTCCTCAAGGATTCTGATCTTGTCGACGGTCTCTGCCCCTCGCATGGAAAGAAGCCCCAGTGGATCGAGGAGGAGAACTATTTCTTTGCGCTCTCGCGCTATCAGGGTGCGCTCAGGAAGCACATTGAGGATCACCCCTCCTTTATCCGCCCCGAAATCAGGAGGAATGAGATCGTGCGTTTCCTCTCGGAGGGGCTGGAGGACATAAGCGTCTCGCGCGCCGGGGTGGCGTGGGGCATCCGGTGCCCCTTCGATGAATCGCAGGCGATCTACGTCTGGTTTGACGCCCTGATAAACTACGTTTCTGGGGCGGGGTATCTGGATGAACCGGAGGCGTACGCGCATCGCTGGCCGGCGGACGTGCACATCATAGGAAAGGACATCACCCGGTTCCACTGTCTGATCTGGCCGGCGATGCTCATGGCCGCCGGCCTCCCCCTGCCGAAGTCGGTCTGGGGGCACGGCTTTGTGCGTCTCGGCGGTGAGAAGATGAGCAAAACCAGGGGGACCGCCGTGGATCCGGTGAACATCGCGCGAGAGTACGGGGCCGACGCGCTGCGCTATTTCCTCCTCAGGGAGGTCCCCTTCGACCGGGACGGTGAGTTCACGATGGAGAAGTTCCTCACGAGATACCAGGCTGACCTCGCGAATGATCTCGGCAATCTCTGCCAGAGGACGCTCGTACTCGTCATGAAATACCTTGACGGCGCGATACCGGCGCCTTCGGCGGATGTCGCGGATACGGACGGAGCGCTGCGGGGCGTCCTCGCTGGCATTCGGGAACCGTTCTGCAGCGATATGGAGGGGCTCCGCTTCAGCGCGGCGCTTGAAAG from the Candidatus Auribacterota bacterium genome contains:
- the metG gene encoding methionine--tRNA ligase produces the protein MSKAFYLTTAIDYVNALPHVGTAYEKIGADALARFMRLKGVETYFLMGVDEHSANVERQAREKGMSPQAYCDEMSGEFEAVWRALGVSYDRFIRTSQRTHVETVRAIFKTIYEKGEIYRGMYRGWYCLSCEAFLKDSDLVDGLCPSHGKKPQWIEEENYFFALSRYQGALRKHIEDHPSFIRPEIRRNEIVRFLSEGLEDISVSRAGVAWGIRCPFDESQAIYVWFDALINYVSGAGYLDEPEAYAHRWPADVHIIGKDITRFHCLIWPAMLMAAGLPLPKSVWGHGFVRLGGEKMSKTRGTAVDPVNIAREYGADALRYFLLREVPFDRDGEFTMEKFLTRYQADLANDLGNLCQRTLVLVMKYLDGAIPAPSADVADTDGALRGVLAGIREPFCSDMEGLRFSAALERIWSAVAHCNRYIDESAPWRLRKDAGQQARFAAVVYNLCESLRILSILIQPIMPMAAAAIRAQLGLPASSAGAWSDAGRWGMLTPGAKIGEVRPIFPRKE